The following coding sequences lie in one Loxodonta africana isolate mLoxAfr1 chromosome X, mLoxAfr1.hap2, whole genome shotgun sequence genomic window:
- the RIBC1 gene encoding RIB43A-like with coiled-coils protein 1 isoform X1 — protein MVEKNGNQPQELKNSVPNRNTTYKGSEMYKVGLSSDPKELAAIEARKNREKERQSRFFNVRNRVMGVDVEALNSQVAERKLQEATERSRDAAYGTNQVQCDLVAQMLEKEEAERTRRLAKKTQEFQEQKQQLKNRREFDLWDPDRLQKEFLAHLGDRDPHCGPASLQCFSGEDLDRATCLRMQQDQFRYSLERQLQEQQRARVDEKCADTLNDQLRLGMDRRATHLAKLEESCRKAVMSAVANVNKAQVAELAERQRHEHHCEQEANLVDIQNQITSDLLTENPQVAQNPLTPHRVLPYCWKGMTPEQRAAIRKVQEVQRCEKDAQCQAKQALDAEWESQTTHFAQAAMELEQQERELCAEFQRGLGFFNQQLAKEQKAQQNYLNSVIYTNQPTTQYHLQFNTSSR, from the exons ATGGTGGAAAAAAATGGGAACCAGCCACAGGAGTTGAAGAATAGTGTTCCAAACAGGAACACTACGTACAAAGGTTCTGAG ATGTATAAGGTAGGCCTCTCATCAGATCCCAAGGAGTTGGCAGCCATTGAGGCTAGAAAAAATCGAGAAAAGGAGCGACAGAGCCGATTCTTCAATGTGCGGAACCGAGTCATGGGG GTGGATGTTGAAGCACTAAATAGCCAGGTTGCAGAGCGAAAACTTCAGGAGGCAACAGAGCGGAGCAGGGATGCAGCTTATG GTACCAACCAGGTGCAGTGTGATTTAGTAGCCCAAATGCTAGAGAAGGAAGAGGCAGAAAGGACACGTCGGTTGGCCAAGAAAACCCAGGAGTTTCAGGAGCAGAAGCAGCAGCTCAAGAATAGACGTGAATTTGACCTTTGGGATCCAGACAGACTTCAGAAGGAGTTTCTAGCCCACCTTGGTGACAGGGATCCCCACTGTGGCCCAGCCAGCCTCCAGTGCTTTTCTGGAGAGGATCTGGACAGGGCTACATGCCTGCGAATGCAGCAGGACCAGTTCAGGTACAGCCTGGAGAGGCAACTGCAGGAACAGCAGCGAGCCAGAGTTGATGAAAAGTGTGCAG ATACGCTTAATGACCAGCTGCGCCTAGGCATGGACAGGCGGGCCACCCACCTGGCAAAGCTGGAGGAGTCCTGTCGAAAGGCCGTGATGTCTGCTGTAGCCAATGTCAACAAAGCCCAG GTAGCTGAGCTGGCTGAGCGGCAGCGCCATGAGCATCATTGCGAACAGGAGGCCAACCTTGTGGATATCCAGAACCAGATCACAAGTGACCTGCTGACCGAGAACCCCCAAGTCGCCCAAAACCCTCTGACTCCCCACCGGGTCCTGCCCTATTGCTGGAAGGGCATGACTCCAGAGCAGAGAGCTGCTATCAGGAAAGTCCAAGAGGTGCAGCGCTGTGAAAAGGACGCACAGTGCCAGGCCAAACAAGCACTGGATGCTGAATGGGAAAGCCAGACCACGCACTTCGCCCAGGCAGCAATGGAGCTGGAGCAGCAGGAGAGAGAACTGTGTGCTGAATTTCAGAGGGGACTGGGCTTCTTCAACCAGCAGCTGGCTAAGGAGCAAAAAGCCCA GCAGAATTATCTGAATTCAGTAATCTACACCAATCAACCTACAACCCAATATCACCTACAGTTCAATACCAGCAGCCGCTGA
- the RIBC1 gene encoding RIB43A-like with coiled-coils protein 1 isoform X2: MYKVGLSSDPKELAAIEARKNREKERQSRFFNVRNRVMGVDVEALNSQVAERKLQEATERSRDAAYGTNQVQCDLVAQMLEKEEAERTRRLAKKTQEFQEQKQQLKNRREFDLWDPDRLQKEFLAHLGDRDPHCGPASLQCFSGEDLDRATCLRMQQDQFRYSLERQLQEQQRARVDEKCADTLNDQLRLGMDRRATHLAKLEESCRKAVMSAVANVNKAQVAELAERQRHEHHCEQEANLVDIQNQITSDLLTENPQVAQNPLTPHRVLPYCWKGMTPEQRAAIRKVQEVQRCEKDAQCQAKQALDAEWESQTTHFAQAAMELEQQERELCAEFQRGLGFFNQQLAKEQKAQQNYLNSVIYTNQPTTQYHLQFNTSSR, translated from the exons ATGTATAAGGTAGGCCTCTCATCAGATCCCAAGGAGTTGGCAGCCATTGAGGCTAGAAAAAATCGAGAAAAGGAGCGACAGAGCCGATTCTTCAATGTGCGGAACCGAGTCATGGGG GTGGATGTTGAAGCACTAAATAGCCAGGTTGCAGAGCGAAAACTTCAGGAGGCAACAGAGCGGAGCAGGGATGCAGCTTATG GTACCAACCAGGTGCAGTGTGATTTAGTAGCCCAAATGCTAGAGAAGGAAGAGGCAGAAAGGACACGTCGGTTGGCCAAGAAAACCCAGGAGTTTCAGGAGCAGAAGCAGCAGCTCAAGAATAGACGTGAATTTGACCTTTGGGATCCAGACAGACTTCAGAAGGAGTTTCTAGCCCACCTTGGTGACAGGGATCCCCACTGTGGCCCAGCCAGCCTCCAGTGCTTTTCTGGAGAGGATCTGGACAGGGCTACATGCCTGCGAATGCAGCAGGACCAGTTCAGGTACAGCCTGGAGAGGCAACTGCAGGAACAGCAGCGAGCCAGAGTTGATGAAAAGTGTGCAG ATACGCTTAATGACCAGCTGCGCCTAGGCATGGACAGGCGGGCCACCCACCTGGCAAAGCTGGAGGAGTCCTGTCGAAAGGCCGTGATGTCTGCTGTAGCCAATGTCAACAAAGCCCAG GTAGCTGAGCTGGCTGAGCGGCAGCGCCATGAGCATCATTGCGAACAGGAGGCCAACCTTGTGGATATCCAGAACCAGATCACAAGTGACCTGCTGACCGAGAACCCCCAAGTCGCCCAAAACCCTCTGACTCCCCACCGGGTCCTGCCCTATTGCTGGAAGGGCATGACTCCAGAGCAGAGAGCTGCTATCAGGAAAGTCCAAGAGGTGCAGCGCTGTGAAAAGGACGCACAGTGCCAGGCCAAACAAGCACTGGATGCTGAATGGGAAAGCCAGACCACGCACTTCGCCCAGGCAGCAATGGAGCTGGAGCAGCAGGAGAGAGAACTGTGTGCTGAATTTCAGAGGGGACTGGGCTTCTTCAACCAGCAGCTGGCTAAGGAGCAAAAAGCCCA GCAGAATTATCTGAATTCAGTAATCTACACCAATCAACCTACAACCCAATATCACCTACAGTTCAATACCAGCAGCCGCTGA
- the RIBC1 gene encoding RIB43A-like with coiled-coils protein 1 isoform X4, with the protein MVEKNGNQPQELKNSVPNRNTTYKGSEMYKVGLSSDPKELAAIEARKNREKERQSRFFNVRNRVMGVDVEALNSQVAERKLQEATERSRDAAYGTNQVQCDLVAQMLEKEEAERTRRLAKKTQEFQEQKQQLKNRREFDLWDPDRLQKEFLAHLGDRDPHCGPASLQCFSGEDLDRATCLRMQQDQFRYSLERQLQEQQRARVDEKCADTLNDQLRLGMDRRATHLAKLEESCRKAVMSAVANVNKAQAAPPGS; encoded by the exons ATGGTGGAAAAAAATGGGAACCAGCCACAGGAGTTGAAGAATAGTGTTCCAAACAGGAACACTACGTACAAAGGTTCTGAG ATGTATAAGGTAGGCCTCTCATCAGATCCCAAGGAGTTGGCAGCCATTGAGGCTAGAAAAAATCGAGAAAAGGAGCGACAGAGCCGATTCTTCAATGTGCGGAACCGAGTCATGGGG GTGGATGTTGAAGCACTAAATAGCCAGGTTGCAGAGCGAAAACTTCAGGAGGCAACAGAGCGGAGCAGGGATGCAGCTTATG GTACCAACCAGGTGCAGTGTGATTTAGTAGCCCAAATGCTAGAGAAGGAAGAGGCAGAAAGGACACGTCGGTTGGCCAAGAAAACCCAGGAGTTTCAGGAGCAGAAGCAGCAGCTCAAGAATAGACGTGAATTTGACCTTTGGGATCCAGACAGACTTCAGAAGGAGTTTCTAGCCCACCTTGGTGACAGGGATCCCCACTGTGGCCCAGCCAGCCTCCAGTGCTTTTCTGGAGAGGATCTGGACAGGGCTACATGCCTGCGAATGCAGCAGGACCAGTTCAGGTACAGCCTGGAGAGGCAACTGCAGGAACAGCAGCGAGCCAGAGTTGATGAAAAGTGTGCAG ATACGCTTAATGACCAGCTGCGCCTAGGCATGGACAGGCGGGCCACCCACCTGGCAAAGCTGGAGGAGTCCTGTCGAAAGGCCGTGATGTCTGCTGTAGCCAATGTCAACAAAGCCCAG GCGGCCCCACCAGGTAGCTGA
- the RIBC1 gene encoding RIB43A-like with coiled-coils protein 1 isoform X3 — translation MVEKNGNQPQELKNSVPNRNTTYKGSEVDVEALNSQVAERKLQEATERSRDAAYGTNQVQCDLVAQMLEKEEAERTRRLAKKTQEFQEQKQQLKNRREFDLWDPDRLQKEFLAHLGDRDPHCGPASLQCFSGEDLDRATCLRMQQDQFRYSLERQLQEQQRARVDEKCADTLNDQLRLGMDRRATHLAKLEESCRKAVMSAVANVNKAQVAELAERQRHEHHCEQEANLVDIQNQITSDLLTENPQVAQNPLTPHRVLPYCWKGMTPEQRAAIRKVQEVQRCEKDAQCQAKQALDAEWESQTTHFAQAAMELEQQERELCAEFQRGLGFFNQQLAKEQKAQQNYLNSVIYTNQPTTQYHLQFNTSSR, via the exons ATGGTGGAAAAAAATGGGAACCAGCCACAGGAGTTGAAGAATAGTGTTCCAAACAGGAACACTACGTACAAAGGTTCTGAG GTGGATGTTGAAGCACTAAATAGCCAGGTTGCAGAGCGAAAACTTCAGGAGGCAACAGAGCGGAGCAGGGATGCAGCTTATG GTACCAACCAGGTGCAGTGTGATTTAGTAGCCCAAATGCTAGAGAAGGAAGAGGCAGAAAGGACACGTCGGTTGGCCAAGAAAACCCAGGAGTTTCAGGAGCAGAAGCAGCAGCTCAAGAATAGACGTGAATTTGACCTTTGGGATCCAGACAGACTTCAGAAGGAGTTTCTAGCCCACCTTGGTGACAGGGATCCCCACTGTGGCCCAGCCAGCCTCCAGTGCTTTTCTGGAGAGGATCTGGACAGGGCTACATGCCTGCGAATGCAGCAGGACCAGTTCAGGTACAGCCTGGAGAGGCAACTGCAGGAACAGCAGCGAGCCAGAGTTGATGAAAAGTGTGCAG ATACGCTTAATGACCAGCTGCGCCTAGGCATGGACAGGCGGGCCACCCACCTGGCAAAGCTGGAGGAGTCCTGTCGAAAGGCCGTGATGTCTGCTGTAGCCAATGTCAACAAAGCCCAG GTAGCTGAGCTGGCTGAGCGGCAGCGCCATGAGCATCATTGCGAACAGGAGGCCAACCTTGTGGATATCCAGAACCAGATCACAAGTGACCTGCTGACCGAGAACCCCCAAGTCGCCCAAAACCCTCTGACTCCCCACCGGGTCCTGCCCTATTGCTGGAAGGGCATGACTCCAGAGCAGAGAGCTGCTATCAGGAAAGTCCAAGAGGTGCAGCGCTGTGAAAAGGACGCACAGTGCCAGGCCAAACAAGCACTGGATGCTGAATGGGAAAGCCAGACCACGCACTTCGCCCAGGCAGCAATGGAGCTGGAGCAGCAGGAGAGAGAACTGTGTGCTGAATTTCAGAGGGGACTGGGCTTCTTCAACCAGCAGCTGGCTAAGGAGCAAAAAGCCCA GCAGAATTATCTGAATTCAGTAATCTACACCAATCAACCTACAACCCAATATCACCTACAGTTCAATACCAGCAGCCGCTGA
- the HSD17B10 gene encoding 3-hydroxyacyl-CoA dehydrogenase type-2 isoform X2, with product MAAACRSVKGLVAVITGGASGLGLATAERLVGQGASAVLLDLPDSDGAAQAKKLGKSCAFAPGDVTSEKDVQAALTLAKEKFGCVDVAVNCAGIAVAIKTYNLKRSQAHTLEDFQRVLNVNLVGTFNVIRLVAGEMGQNEPDQGGQRGVIINTASVAAFEGQVGQAAYSASKAGIVGMTLPIARDLAPIGIRVMTIAPGVVDLIPVFSIW from the exons ATGGCTGCTGCGTGTCGCAGCGTGAAG GGCCTGGTTGCCGTGATAACCGGAGGAGCCTCGGGTCTAGGCCTAGCCACCGCGGAGCGACTGGTGGGGCAGGGGGCCTCTGCTGTACTTTTGGACCTGCCCGACTCGGATGGGGCTGCCCAAGCCAAGAAGTTAGGGAAAAGCTGCGCCTTCGCCCCAGGCGAT GTGACCTCAGAGAAGGACGTGCAAGCAGCCCTGACTCTAGCAAAAGAAAAGTTTGGCTGTGTGGATGTCGCAGTCAACTGTGCAGGCATTGCAGTGGCCATCAAGACATACAACTTAAAGAGGAGCCAGGCCCATACCTTGGAGGACTTCCAGCGAGTTCTCAAT GTGAATCTCGTAGGTACCTTCAATGTGATCCGCCTGGTGGCTGGAGAAATGGGCCAGAATGAACCAGACCAGGGAGGCCAACGTGGAGTCATCATCAACACTGCTAGTGTGGCTGCCTTTGAGGGCCAG GTTGGACAAGCTGCATACTCTGCCTCCAAGGCGGGCATAGTGGGTATGACACTGCCCATTGCTCGGGATCTGGCTCCCATAGGAATTCGGGTGATGACCATTGCTCCAG
- the HSD17B10 gene encoding 3-hydroxyacyl-CoA dehydrogenase type-2 isoform X1: MAAACRSVKGLVAVITGGASGLGLATAERLVGQGASAVLLDLPDSDGAAQAKKLGKSCAFAPGDVTSEKDVQAALTLAKEKFGCVDVAVNCAGIAVAIKTYNLKRSQAHTLEDFQRVLNVNLVGTFNVIRLVAGEMGQNEPDQGGQRGVIINTASVAAFEGQVGQAAYSASKAGIVGMTLPIARDLAPIGIRVMTIAPGLFGTPLLTSLPDKVRNFLASQVPFPSRLGDPSEYAHLVQAIIENPFLNGEVIRLDGAIRMQP, from the exons ATGGCTGCTGCGTGTCGCAGCGTGAAG GGCCTGGTTGCCGTGATAACCGGAGGAGCCTCGGGTCTAGGCCTAGCCACCGCGGAGCGACTGGTGGGGCAGGGGGCCTCTGCTGTACTTTTGGACCTGCCCGACTCGGATGGGGCTGCCCAAGCCAAGAAGTTAGGGAAAAGCTGCGCCTTCGCCCCAGGCGAT GTGACCTCAGAGAAGGACGTGCAAGCAGCCCTGACTCTAGCAAAAGAAAAGTTTGGCTGTGTGGATGTCGCAGTCAACTGTGCAGGCATTGCAGTGGCCATCAAGACATACAACTTAAAGAGGAGCCAGGCCCATACCTTGGAGGACTTCCAGCGAGTTCTCAAT GTGAATCTCGTAGGTACCTTCAATGTGATCCGCCTGGTGGCTGGAGAAATGGGCCAGAATGAACCAGACCAGGGAGGCCAACGTGGAGTCATCATCAACACTGCTAGTGTGGCTGCCTTTGAGGGCCAG GTTGGACAAGCTGCATACTCTGCCTCCAAGGCGGGCATAGTGGGTATGACACTGCCCATTGCTCGGGATCTGGCTCCCATAGGAATTCGGGTGATGACCATTGCTCCAG GCCTGTTTGGCACTCCACTGCTGACGAGCCTCCCAGACAAGGTGCGCAACTTCTTGGCCAGCCAGGTGCCCTTCCCCAGCCGACTGGGTGACCCTTCTGAGTATGCTCATCTGGTACAGGCCATAATCGAGAACCCATTCCTCAACGGAGAGGTCATCCGGCTGGATGGTGCCATCCGCATGCAGCCCTGA
- the RIBC1 gene encoding RIB43A-like with coiled-coils protein 1 isoform X6, whose protein sequence is MVEKNGNQPQELKNSVPNRNTTYKGSEMYKVGLSSDPKELAAIEARKNREKERQSRFFNVRNRVMGVDVEALNSQVAERKLQEATERSRDAAYGTNQVQCDLVAQMLEKEEAERTRRLAKKTQEFQEQKQQLKNRREFDLWDPDRLQKEFLAHLGDRDPHCGPASLQCFSGEDLDRATCLRMQQDQFRYSLERQLQEQQRARVDEKCAGS, encoded by the exons ATGGTGGAAAAAAATGGGAACCAGCCACAGGAGTTGAAGAATAGTGTTCCAAACAGGAACACTACGTACAAAGGTTCTGAG ATGTATAAGGTAGGCCTCTCATCAGATCCCAAGGAGTTGGCAGCCATTGAGGCTAGAAAAAATCGAGAAAAGGAGCGACAGAGCCGATTCTTCAATGTGCGGAACCGAGTCATGGGG GTGGATGTTGAAGCACTAAATAGCCAGGTTGCAGAGCGAAAACTTCAGGAGGCAACAGAGCGGAGCAGGGATGCAGCTTATG GTACCAACCAGGTGCAGTGTGATTTAGTAGCCCAAATGCTAGAGAAGGAAGAGGCAGAAAGGACACGTCGGTTGGCCAAGAAAACCCAGGAGTTTCAGGAGCAGAAGCAGCAGCTCAAGAATAGACGTGAATTTGACCTTTGGGATCCAGACAGACTTCAGAAGGAGTTTCTAGCCCACCTTGGTGACAGGGATCCCCACTGTGGCCCAGCCAGCCTCCAGTGCTTTTCTGGAGAGGATCTGGACAGGGCTACATGCCTGCGAATGCAGCAGGACCAGTTCAGGTACAGCCTGGAGAGGCAACTGCAGGAACAGCAGCGAGCCAGAGTTGATGAAAAGTGTGCAG GTAGCTGA
- the RIBC1 gene encoding RIB43A-like with coiled-coils protein 1 isoform X5, which yields MVEKNGNQPQELKNSVPNRNTTYKGSEMYKVGLSSDPKELAAIEARKNREKERQSRFFNVRNRVMGVDVEALNSQVAERKLQEATERSRDAAYGTNQVQCDLVAQMLEKEEAERTRRLAKKTQEFQEQKQQLKNRREFDLWDPDRLQKEFLAHLGDRDPHCGPASLQCFSGEDLDRATCLRMQQDQFRYSLERQLQEQQRARVDEKCAGGPTR from the exons ATGGTGGAAAAAAATGGGAACCAGCCACAGGAGTTGAAGAATAGTGTTCCAAACAGGAACACTACGTACAAAGGTTCTGAG ATGTATAAGGTAGGCCTCTCATCAGATCCCAAGGAGTTGGCAGCCATTGAGGCTAGAAAAAATCGAGAAAAGGAGCGACAGAGCCGATTCTTCAATGTGCGGAACCGAGTCATGGGG GTGGATGTTGAAGCACTAAATAGCCAGGTTGCAGAGCGAAAACTTCAGGAGGCAACAGAGCGGAGCAGGGATGCAGCTTATG GTACCAACCAGGTGCAGTGTGATTTAGTAGCCCAAATGCTAGAGAAGGAAGAGGCAGAAAGGACACGTCGGTTGGCCAAGAAAACCCAGGAGTTTCAGGAGCAGAAGCAGCAGCTCAAGAATAGACGTGAATTTGACCTTTGGGATCCAGACAGACTTCAGAAGGAGTTTCTAGCCCACCTTGGTGACAGGGATCCCCACTGTGGCCCAGCCAGCCTCCAGTGCTTTTCTGGAGAGGATCTGGACAGGGCTACATGCCTGCGAATGCAGCAGGACCAGTTCAGGTACAGCCTGGAGAGGCAACTGCAGGAACAGCAGCGAGCCAGAGTTGATGAAAAGTGTGCAG GCGGCCCCACCAGGTAG